One Oncorhynchus masou masou isolate Uvic2021 unplaced genomic scaffold, UVic_Omas_1.1 unplaced_scaffold_3089, whole genome shotgun sequence genomic region harbors:
- the LOC135534161 gene encoding ubiquitin-conjugating enzyme E2 K-like encodes MTLRTVLLSLQALLAAAEPDDPQDAVVANQYKQNPEMFTQTARLWGHYYGGAPVPGPEYTRKIDKLTAMGFEKNAVIAALSSKSWEVETATELLLNN; translated from the exons ATGACTCTGAGGACAGTACTGTTGTCCCTCCAGGCTCTTCTGGCTGCAGCGGAACCAGACGACCCCCAGGATGCAGTAGTGGCCAATCAG TATAAGCAGAACCCAGAGATGTTTACGCAGACAGCCAGGTTATGGGGCCATTACTACGGGGGAGCCCCTGTTCCCGGACCAGAATACACACGGAAGATAGACAAACTCACTGCCATGGGCTTCGAAAAG aacgcTGTAATCGCTGCCTTGTCTTCTAAATCCTGGGAGGTCGAGACGGCAACAGAACTCCTCCTTAACAACTGA